One part of the Streptomyces sp. NBC_00286 genome encodes these proteins:
- a CDS encoding glutamine synthetase family protein codes for MTTLADPVPGGRPGDVERATALSAELTGRGVHGIVLAYVDTAGIGRVKTIPTAKLASAAAWGVGMSPVFDTFLANDSIVSTDVLGSPDGDLRLYPDLDHLVVLSGQPGWAWAPVDRVTQEGERHPGCGRTFLRRIVADAAERHGISFKAGIEIEWAVGQGSAPGDDFVPAVSGPAYGATRQVELSDCTAELMSALAAQGVDVDQLHPEYAAGQFELSVGALDPVAAADRSVLVRQTIRAVSQRHGLRVSFAPAVFAEGVGNGGHVHLSAWREGRNLHSGGEGRYGMTAEAESFAAGLIAHLPALTAVTAPSPASYLRLKPSQWAGVFTAWGRETRESAVRVITGTAGRRDQAANLEVKPVDLAANPYLALGCLVAAGLDGLESSAALPDEITGDPARFGAEEAAIRGVRRLPTSLDEAVEEFRKDEPLRAALEPVLADAVIAVRLGEIAAVAGLDDGQVAAAYRWIY; via the coding sequence ATGACCACCCTTGCCGATCCCGTTCCCGGCGGGCGCCCGGGCGATGTCGAGCGGGCCACCGCGCTGAGCGCGGAGCTGACCGGGCGGGGTGTGCACGGCATCGTCCTCGCCTATGTCGACACCGCGGGCATCGGCCGGGTGAAGACGATCCCGACGGCCAAGCTCGCCTCGGCCGCCGCGTGGGGTGTCGGTATGTCGCCGGTGTTCGACACGTTCCTGGCGAACGACTCCATCGTCTCCACCGACGTACTCGGCTCACCTGACGGCGATCTTCGCCTGTACCCCGATCTCGATCACCTGGTCGTCCTGTCCGGGCAGCCCGGCTGGGCATGGGCCCCGGTGGACCGGGTCACGCAGGAAGGTGAGCGGCATCCGGGGTGCGGCCGGACCTTTCTGCGCCGGATCGTCGCCGACGCCGCTGAACGGCACGGGATCTCGTTCAAGGCGGGCATCGAGATCGAGTGGGCGGTCGGACAGGGATCGGCCCCCGGTGACGACTTCGTGCCCGCAGTGTCGGGCCCTGCGTACGGCGCCACCCGGCAGGTCGAACTGAGCGACTGCACCGCCGAGTTGATGTCCGCACTGGCCGCCCAGGGGGTGGATGTCGACCAGTTGCATCCCGAGTACGCGGCCGGTCAGTTCGAGCTCTCGGTGGGCGCGCTCGACCCGGTCGCCGCGGCCGACCGTAGCGTGCTCGTACGGCAGACCATCCGGGCGGTGTCACAGCGGCACGGCCTCAGGGTCTCGTTCGCCCCGGCCGTCTTCGCCGAGGGCGTCGGCAACGGCGGCCATGTCCATCTCTCCGCCTGGCGCGAGGGCAGAAACCTGCACTCCGGCGGCGAGGGCCGGTACGGCATGACGGCCGAGGCGGAGTCGTTCGCCGCCGGACTGATCGCGCATCTGCCGGCGCTGACGGCCGTGACCGCACCGAGCCCGGCCAGCTATCTGCGGCTCAAACCCTCGCAGTGGGCCGGGGTGTTCACCGCCTGGGGCCGCGAGACCCGCGAATCCGCGGTGCGCGTCATCACCGGCACGGCGGGCCGTCGCGACCAGGCGGCGAACCTGGAGGTGAAGCCCGTCGACCTCGCCGCCAACCCGTATCTCGCGCTCGGCTGCCTCGTCGCCGCCGGACTCGACGGCCTGGAGTCGTCCGCGGCCCTGCCCGACGAGATCACCGGAGATCCGGCGCGGTTCGGCGCCGAGGAGGCGGCAATCCGGGGCGTACGCCGCCTGCCGACATCGCTGGACGAGGCAGTAGAGGAGTTCCGCAAGGACGAACCGCTGCGCGCCGCGCTCGAACCGGTCCTGGCCGACGCCGTGATCGCCGTGCGCCTCGGCGAGATCGCGGCGGTGGCCGGGCTGGACGACGGGCAGGTGGCGGCGGCGTACCGCTGGATCTACTGA
- a CDS encoding cytochrome P450, protein MESQLGDGASADLDDTRLEALNPQPLLTRDYETRPALVYEGLRQQHGPVAPVDLLGVPAWLVLGYRESLQVLQDDDGWPKGLENWRARTEGRVPADWPLGPSLEVNHVLIQGGSGYRTLRTAWDAALKPFQDPRHPQAKRLRTAVTAYADELITLIAQGGGTGVADLSAQFSRPLPLMVASHLLGFPGSQGDDALMDMWRVLDAGPDAEPALERLLETLAELAAAKLKEPGDDFPSYLLAAHPDLSLDELARELFMLLGMTSDHVGILVSNTVVEVVSGEGGVRASLSAGMVREAMNRAVMRKPPLVNFVPRFAAKDTPLGNYTIRAGDPVWVSSAAAHADPLFAEHVEGSTTISTRAHLSWGAGRRQCPARELASTVAAVGVSRLFERFSDLALALPADQLPWRASPFMRGLRSLPVRYELASPAEQPASAAPGPEAAGPVVPDPSARQRSSLWRYLTGLIRAGR, encoded by the coding sequence ATGGAATCCCAGCTTGGCGACGGCGCATCCGCGGACCTGGACGACACACGGCTCGAGGCGCTGAACCCGCAGCCGCTGCTGACCCGGGACTACGAGACGCGCCCCGCGCTCGTCTACGAAGGGCTGAGGCAGCAGCACGGCCCCGTCGCGCCCGTCGATCTGCTCGGTGTGCCCGCCTGGCTGGTGCTGGGATACCGCGAGTCCCTCCAGGTGCTTCAGGACGACGACGGCTGGCCGAAGGGTCTGGAGAACTGGCGGGCCCGTACCGAGGGCAGGGTGCCCGCCGACTGGCCGCTCGGGCCCTCGCTCGAGGTCAACCACGTACTGATTCAGGGCGGTTCGGGGTACCGGACGCTGCGGACCGCGTGGGACGCCGCGCTCAAGCCGTTCCAGGACCCGCGCCACCCGCAGGCGAAGCGCCTCCGGACGGCCGTCACCGCGTACGCCGACGAACTGATCACCCTCATCGCCCAGGGCGGCGGCACGGGTGTGGCGGACCTGTCCGCGCAGTTCTCGCGACCGCTGCCGCTGATGGTGGCCAGCCATCTGTTGGGCTTCCCCGGCTCGCAGGGTGACGACGCGCTGATGGACATGTGGCGCGTACTGGACGCGGGCCCGGACGCCGAACCCGCCCTGGAGCGGCTGCTGGAGACGCTGGCCGAACTCGCGGCGGCGAAGCTGAAGGAACCGGGGGACGACTTCCCCTCGTACCTGCTGGCCGCGCACCCGGATCTTTCCCTCGACGAACTGGCCCGCGAACTGTTCATGCTCCTCGGCATGACGTCCGACCACGTCGGCATCCTCGTCTCCAACACCGTGGTCGAAGTCGTGTCGGGAGAGGGCGGTGTACGGGCCAGCCTGTCCGCCGGGATGGTCAGGGAGGCCATGAACCGGGCGGTCATGCGCAAGCCGCCGCTGGTGAACTTCGTGCCGCGGTTCGCCGCCAAGGACACCCCGCTCGGCAACTACACGATCCGCGCGGGCGACCCGGTGTGGGTCTCCTCGGCCGCCGCACACGCCGACCCGCTCTTCGCCGAACACGTGGAGGGGAGCACCACGATCAGCACCCGCGCCCACCTGTCGTGGGGTGCGGGCCGCCGCCAGTGCCCCGCCCGGGAGCTGGCCTCGACCGTGGCGGCGGTGGGCGTGAGCCGCCTCTTCGAACGGTTCTCCGACCTGGCCCTCGCCCTCCCCGCCGACCAACTCCCTTGGCGCGCCTCCCCGTTCATGCGCGGCCTGCGCTCCCTGCCCGTACGGTACGAACTCGCCTCACCGGCCGAGCAACCGGCGTCCGCCGCTCCTGGACCGGAGGCGGCCGGACCGGTGGTGCCGGACCCGTCCGCCCGGCAACGCTCATCGCTCTGGCGGTACCTGACGGGGCTGATCCGCGCGGGCCGTTGA
- a CDS encoding DUF1097 domain-containing protein gives MSNGRIRLPHEVSASIIAFATVFLLMSPLNMPTWAIFITWAGTFMQGGPSIANAISMITATTTGAGFAVVAVLLNRETGTMFGTGSFAQTLALGVVIFFVNGTLLATGRLKPFALIPAMFFGFASTFATYFGGFGYDAGNLGAAFVSAAAMCALGPLAATLGLRLMFAPPATAAEPDIRETGEVTPSASEARA, from the coding sequence ATGAGCAACGGACGCATCAGACTGCCGCACGAGGTCAGCGCCTCGATCATCGCCTTCGCCACCGTCTTCCTGCTGATGAGCCCGCTCAACATGCCGACCTGGGCGATCTTCATCACCTGGGCTGGAACGTTCATGCAGGGCGGCCCGAGCATCGCCAACGCCATCTCCATGATCACCGCCACCACGACAGGGGCGGGGTTCGCGGTGGTGGCCGTCCTGCTCAACCGGGAGACGGGCACGATGTTCGGCACCGGGTCGTTCGCCCAGACCCTGGCGCTGGGCGTGGTGATCTTCTTCGTCAACGGCACCCTGCTGGCAACCGGTCGGCTGAAGCCGTTCGCTCTCATCCCGGCGATGTTCTTCGGCTTCGCATCGACCTTCGCCACGTACTTCGGCGGATTCGGCTATGACGCGGGGAATCTGGGCGCCGCCTTCGTCAGCGCCGCCGCGATGTGCGCTCTCGGCCCGCTCGCGGCCACTCTCGGACTGCGGCTGATGTTCGCCCCACCAGCCACGGCAGCCGAGCCCGACATACGCGAGACCGGGGAGGTGACACCTTCGGCCAGCGAAGCACGCGCCTGA
- a CDS encoding alpha/beta fold hydrolase, giving the protein MSDHLTFQLGDFTTQSGATLRGAHLAYTTYGELNADKSNVIVYPTWYSGRHWDNEWLIGPGMALDPAEYFIIVPNMLGNGLSTSPSNTPPPYDRARFPDITVYDQIEAQHKLVTEEFGIEKIQLVTGWSMGAGQTFQWAVSYPEMVERIAPFCGSPRTSLHNKVFLEGVKAALTADAVYNGGWYDAEKWPTTGLRALARVYAGWGFSQAFYWEKEYEKLGYTSLEDFLVGFWEGFFLDGRDPNNLLTMLWTWQNGDVGLTPGFDGNTEAALASIKATTLDMPAEKDLYFPPEDEAWAVSHMPGAELRVIPGIWGHFAGGGSSPKDTEFIDTGIKELLAKPGGLA; this is encoded by the coding sequence ATGAGTGACCATCTCACCTTCCAGCTGGGCGACTTCACCACCCAGAGCGGCGCCACACTGCGCGGCGCGCACCTCGCCTACACCACGTACGGCGAGCTCAACGCGGACAAGTCCAACGTGATCGTCTACCCGACCTGGTACTCCGGCCGCCACTGGGACAACGAGTGGCTCATCGGCCCCGGCATGGCCCTCGACCCGGCCGAGTACTTCATCATCGTCCCGAACATGCTCGGCAACGGCCTGTCCACCTCGCCGAGCAACACCCCGCCGCCGTACGACCGCGCCCGCTTCCCCGACATCACGGTGTACGACCAGATCGAGGCCCAGCACAAGCTGGTCACCGAGGAGTTCGGCATCGAGAAGATCCAGCTCGTGACCGGCTGGTCGATGGGCGCCGGGCAGACCTTCCAATGGGCCGTCAGCTACCCGGAGATGGTCGAGCGGATCGCCCCCTTCTGCGGCTCCCCGCGCACCAGCCTCCACAACAAGGTCTTCCTGGAGGGCGTCAAGGCCGCGCTGACCGCCGACGCGGTGTACAACGGCGGCTGGTACGACGCGGAGAAGTGGCCGACCACCGGACTGCGCGCGCTCGCCCGGGTGTACGCGGGATGGGGCTTCTCGCAGGCGTTCTACTGGGAGAAGGAGTACGAGAAGCTCGGCTACACCTCCCTGGAGGACTTCCTGGTCGGCTTCTGGGAGGGCTTCTTCCTCGACGGCCGCGACCCCAACAACCTGCTCACCATGCTCTGGACCTGGCAGAACGGCGACGTCGGGCTCACCCCCGGCTTCGACGGGAACACCGAGGCGGCGCTGGCCTCCATCAAAGCGACCACGCTGGACATGCCCGCCGAGAAGGACCTCTACTTCCCGCCGGAGGACGAGGCCTGGGCCGTCAGCCACATGCCGGGCGCCGAACTCCGGGTGATCCCCGGCATCTGGGGCCACTTCGCCGGCGGCGGCAGCAGCCCCAAGGACACCGAGTTCATCGACACGGGTATCAAGGAACTGCTGGCCAAGCCGGGCGGATTGGCGTAG
- the fmdA gene encoding formamidase yields MPEVVFSVDQAMSMRDQKVPGHNRWHPDIPPAVTVKPGSDFRIECRDWTDNQIGNNDSANDVRDVDLTHAHMLSGPIAVEGAEPGDLLVVDILDLGPVPQSQGEGSGQGWGYTGVFAKNNGGGFLTDRFPDSYKAVWDFHGQQATSRHIPGVRYTGITHPGLFGTAPSAELLARWNAREQALIDTDPHRVPALALPPLADNSLAGTADGETASRIAAEGARTVPARENGGNHDIKNFTRGSRVFYPVLVPGALLSGGDLHFSQGDGEITFCGAIEMGGFIDLHVDLIKGGMEKYGVTTNPIFMPGNVAPQYTEFISFVGISVDHETDTNHYLDATMAYKNACLNAVDYLMSFGYSGEQAYLLLGSAPIEGRLSGVVDIPNACSTLYLPTAIFDFDIRPTAEGPRKADRGQCAVTS; encoded by the coding sequence ATGCCCGAAGTCGTCTTCAGCGTCGACCAAGCCATGTCCATGCGAGACCAGAAGGTCCCCGGCCACAACCGCTGGCACCCCGACATCCCGCCGGCCGTCACCGTGAAGCCGGGCTCGGATTTCCGCATCGAGTGCCGGGACTGGACCGACAACCAGATCGGCAACAACGACTCGGCCAACGACGTCCGTGACGTCGACCTCACCCACGCCCACATGCTCAGCGGCCCCATCGCGGTGGAGGGCGCCGAGCCCGGCGACCTGCTCGTCGTGGACATCCTCGACCTGGGCCCCGTACCGCAGTCGCAAGGAGAAGGTTCCGGGCAAGGCTGGGGCTACACCGGCGTCTTCGCCAAGAACAACGGCGGCGGCTTCCTCACCGACCGCTTCCCCGACTCGTACAAGGCCGTCTGGGACTTCCACGGCCAGCAGGCCACCTCCCGGCACATCCCCGGCGTCCGCTACACCGGCATCACCCACCCCGGCCTCTTCGGCACCGCGCCCTCCGCCGAGTTGCTGGCCCGCTGGAACGCCCGCGAGCAGGCCCTCATCGACACCGATCCGCACCGGGTTCCGGCGCTCGCGCTGCCTCCGCTCGCCGACAACTCGCTGGCCGGCACGGCGGACGGCGAGACGGCCTCCCGTATCGCCGCCGAAGGCGCCCGTACAGTCCCGGCCCGGGAGAACGGCGGCAACCACGACATCAAGAACTTCACCCGCGGCTCGCGGGTCTTCTATCCCGTCCTCGTGCCCGGAGCCCTGCTCTCCGGCGGCGACCTGCACTTCAGTCAGGGCGACGGCGAGATCACCTTCTGCGGCGCCATCGAGATGGGCGGCTTCATCGACCTGCACGTCGATCTGATCAAGGGCGGCATGGAGAAGTACGGGGTGACGACCAACCCGATCTTCATGCCCGGCAACGTCGCGCCCCAGTACACCGAGTTCATCTCGTTCGTCGGCATCTCCGTCGACCACGAAACCGACACCAACCACTACCTCGACGCGACGATGGCGTACAAAAACGCCTGTCTCAACGCCGTCGACTACCTGATGTCCTTCGGCTACAGCGGCGAGCAGGCCTACCTTCTGCTCGGCTCGGCCCCGATCGAGGGCCGGCTCAGCGGCGTCGTGGACATCCCCAACGCGTGCAGCACCCTCTACCTCCCCACGGCGATCTTCGACTTCGACATCCGGCCGACGGCCGAGGGCCCGAGAAAAGCCGACCGCGGCCAGTGCGCCGTCACCTCCTGA
- a CDS encoding FmdB family zinc ribbon protein, producing MATYQYRCPGCGTFDVIRPMGRALPQEPCEACGDQARRVFTAPMLTRTPAPLSRALHAQEASAHEPRVVGEVPATLRGPAAPADPRHALLPKP from the coding sequence ATGGCCACGTATCAATACCGCTGCCCGGGCTGCGGCACCTTCGACGTGATCCGTCCGATGGGCCGCGCCCTCCCCCAAGAACCGTGCGAGGCGTGCGGAGACCAGGCCCGCAGGGTCTTCACCGCCCCGATGCTCACCCGCACCCCCGCTCCCCTGTCCCGCGCCCTGCACGCCCAGGAGGCCAGCGCCCACGAACCGCGCGTCGTCGGCGAAGTGCCCGCGACCCTCCGTGGTCCGGCTGCGCCCGCCGACCCCCGGCATGCCCTGCTGCCCAAGCCATAA
- a CDS encoding substrate-binding domain-containing protein, producing MIEKASVRLGTPAGPRTRDALNVALVIPLQGPAGIFGPSCECCARLAAEEVNAESGVLGKELRLVLVDGGAPREQVATEIDALISGGVVDAVAGWHISAVREVVAPRIDGRVPYVYTALYEGGERSPGVFLTGETPNRQLRPALQWFAGELGIRRWTIVGDDYVWPRSSARAAHRYLRELGGEVCDEMYVPLGTKDFGQVLARVSASDCEAVLMLLIGDDAVLFNRAFTAAGLDRDHIRFSSLIEENVLLATGPENTRGLMTSAGYFEDLPTAYGLDFAAAYFRRFGPRAPVLNSLGESCYEGVRMLTELLRRAGTMDMDRIQATAEGLEYESPRGTVQIRDRHLKQRVFLAAADGLQWDVLQQLP from the coding sequence ATGATCGAGAAGGCGTCTGTCCGGCTCGGCACTCCGGCAGGCCCCCGGACCCGGGACGCGCTGAATGTCGCCCTCGTGATCCCGCTCCAGGGCCCGGCCGGAATCTTCGGCCCGTCCTGCGAGTGCTGCGCCCGGCTCGCGGCCGAGGAGGTCAACGCCGAGTCGGGAGTGCTGGGCAAGGAGCTGCGGCTCGTACTCGTCGACGGCGGGGCGCCGCGCGAGCAGGTGGCGACCGAGATCGACGCGCTGATCTCCGGCGGCGTCGTCGACGCGGTGGCCGGCTGGCACATCTCCGCCGTCCGGGAGGTCGTGGCCCCGCGCATCGACGGCCGGGTGCCGTACGTCTACACCGCGTTGTACGAGGGCGGCGAGCGGTCCCCCGGCGTATTCCTCACCGGTGAGACCCCGAACCGCCAACTGCGGCCCGCCTTGCAGTGGTTCGCCGGCGAACTCGGCATCCGGCGGTGGACGATCGTCGGCGACGACTACGTCTGGCCCCGTTCCTCCGCCCGCGCCGCCCACCGCTATCTGCGCGAACTCGGCGGCGAGGTCTGCGACGAGATGTACGTGCCGCTGGGCACCAAGGACTTCGGCCAGGTCCTGGCCAGGGTCTCGGCCAGCGACTGCGAGGCCGTCCTGATGCTGCTGATCGGTGACGACGCCGTGCTCTTCAACCGCGCGTTCACCGCCGCCGGGCTCGACCGCGACCACATCCGGTTCAGCTCGCTGATCGAGGAGAACGTGCTGCTGGCGACCGGGCCCGAGAACACCCGGGGCCTGATGACTTCGGCCGGTTACTTCGAGGACCTGCCGACGGCGTACGGCCTTGACTTCGCCGCCGCGTACTTCCGCCGGTTCGGGCCCCGGGCGCCGGTGCTCAACAGCCTCGGCGAATCCTGCTACGAGGGCGTGCGCATGCTCACCGAACTGCTGCGCCGCGCGGGCACCATGGACATGGACCGCATCCAGGCCACCGCCGAGGGCCTCGAGTACGAGTCTCCGCGCGGCACCGTGCAGATCCGGGACCGCCATCTGAAGCAGCGGGTGTTCCTCGCCGCGGCCGACGGGCTGCAGTGGGACGTGCTCCAGCAGCTGCCGTAG
- a CDS encoding MarR family winged helix-turn-helix transcriptional regulator produces the protein MTTTPATAVSDLDFARALTLVERSVVSRLGEALKAEGATLEEWRVLSFLGDGTGHAMTEIAEFALLSAPTLTKVVDRMVSLNLVLRRVDDADRRRVLVFASERGNEALGRWTAAVEQEQESIVTALGGEEAALLRTLLQRAWRRLGS, from the coding sequence ATGACGACGACCCCGGCGACAGCCGTATCCGACCTCGACTTCGCGCGGGCGCTCACGCTCGTGGAGCGGAGCGTCGTATCGAGGCTCGGTGAGGCGCTCAAGGCGGAGGGTGCGACGCTCGAGGAGTGGCGCGTGCTGTCGTTCCTGGGCGACGGCACCGGCCACGCGATGACGGAGATCGCCGAGTTCGCACTCCTGTCGGCTCCCACCCTGACCAAGGTGGTCGACCGCATGGTGTCCCTCAACCTCGTCCTGCGCCGGGTGGACGACGCGGACCGGCGACGCGTGCTGGTCTTCGCGTCCGAGCGCGGCAACGAGGCACTCGGACGCTGGACGGCGGCCGTGGAACAGGAACAGGAGAGCATCGTGACGGCCCTCGGTGGCGAGGAGGCGGCACTGCTGAGGACTCTGCTTCAGCGGGCGTGGCGACGTCTGGGTTCCTGA
- a CDS encoding NPP1 family protein produces the protein MPSCATPTVVVQEDALKTSSRIRRATLILGSAVALVVAFPGSALAAPPRSLPANAEALEQTFQPTYDYDTDGCYSTPAIGPDGAINGGLNPTGSLNGQCRDASDLDNTNGYSRYKCNNGWCAIMYGLYFEKDQAVAGSSLGGHRHDWEHVVLWVQNNQAMYVSTSAHGSFDVYGRDRIRWDGNHPKIVYHKDGASTHAFRPAGSGDEPPENHKGTWQYPPLVGWNGYPAGLRDRLSQANFGSANFGLKDGSFNNHLAAAKPAGIAFDPHA, from the coding sequence ATGCCATCATGCGCAACCCCCACCGTGGTCGTTCAGGAGGACGCGTTGAAGACGAGTTCACGGATCCGCAGGGCAACTCTCATACTCGGCAGCGCCGTTGCGCTGGTCGTCGCCTTCCCGGGCTCTGCTCTCGCGGCACCGCCGCGGTCCTTGCCCGCCAACGCGGAGGCACTGGAGCAGACGTTCCAGCCGACGTACGACTACGACACGGACGGCTGCTACTCCACGCCGGCCATCGGCCCCGACGGCGCCATCAACGGCGGCCTCAACCCGACCGGATCCCTCAACGGCCAATGCCGCGACGCCTCGGACCTGGACAACACCAACGGCTACTCCCGCTACAAGTGCAACAACGGCTGGTGCGCCATCATGTACGGCCTGTACTTCGAGAAGGACCAGGCCGTGGCCGGCAGCAGTCTCGGCGGACACCGCCACGACTGGGAGCACGTCGTCCTGTGGGTGCAGAACAACCAGGCCATGTACGTGTCCACTTCGGCCCACGGCAGCTTCGACGTGTACGGCCGCGACCGGATCCGCTGGGACGGCAACCACCCCAAGATCGTGTACCACAAGGACGGCGCCAGCACGCACGCCTTCCGCCCCGCGGGCTCGGGCGACGAGCCGCCGGAGAACCACAAGGGCACCTGGCAGTATCCGCCGCTGGTCGGCTGGAACGGCTACCCCGCGGGACTGCGCGACAGGCTGAGCCAGGCCAACTTCGGCAGCGCCAACTTCGGCCTCAAGGACGGCAGTTTCAACAACCACCTCGCCGCGGCCAAGCCGGCCGGCATCGCCTTCGACCCCCACGCGTGA
- a CDS encoding NADPH-dependent F420 reductase produces the protein MRIGILGTGNVGRALAAGWSAAGHEVVLGSRRPEERKDLGFAVAGLGEAATHAEVVVNATPGTASLDVLTTIGAAALDGKTLVDVGVGLSDDFTELSHPNNSLSEQIQAAFPGVMVVKTLCTMDASAMTDPAGLDGPTTVFLSGNSAAAKRTTATLLEDLGWPPASQLDIGGITTARGQEHFALLFMGIAGGLGTHTFNINVVSRASGA, from the coding sequence ATGCGTATCGGAATTCTTGGCACGGGCAATGTGGGCCGGGCACTGGCAGCGGGCTGGTCCGCGGCGGGTCACGAGGTCGTACTCGGGTCGCGTCGGCCGGAGGAACGCAAGGATCTGGGCTTCGCCGTCGCCGGTCTCGGCGAGGCGGCCACACATGCGGAGGTCGTGGTCAACGCGACCCCGGGAACGGCATCGCTGGACGTTCTGACCACGATCGGAGCGGCGGCGCTGGACGGGAAGACACTCGTCGACGTCGGTGTCGGGCTCTCCGACGACTTCACCGAGCTGTCCCACCCCAACAACAGCCTGAGTGAGCAGATTCAGGCGGCATTCCCGGGGGTGATGGTGGTCAAGACGCTGTGCACCATGGACGCGTCCGCGATGACCGACCCCGCCGGCCTGGACGGCCCAACCACCGTCTTCCTGTCCGGCAACAGCGCGGCAGCCAAGCGGACCACCGCCACGCTGCTCGAAGACCTCGGCTGGCCGCCGGCCTCGCAGCTGGACATCGGCGGCATCACAACGGCACGCGGCCAGGAGCACTTCGCCCTGCTCTTCATGGGCATCGCGGGCGGTCTGGGCACCCACACCTTCAACATCAACGTCGTCAGCCGCGCGTCCGGGGCGTGA
- a CDS encoding FAD-dependent oxidoreductase, whose protein sequence is MPRPLRVAIVGAGPAGIYAADALLKSEVAAEPGVSIDLFERMPAPFGLIRYGVAPDHPRIKGIVKALHQVLDKPQIRLFGNVDYPTDISLDDLRTFYDAVVFSTGATADRALDIPGIHLEGSYGAADFVSWYDGHPDVPRTWPLEAEKVAVLGVGNVALDVARILAKTAEELLPTEIPPNVHEGLKANRAKEIHVFGRRGPAQAKFSPMELRELDHSPNIEVIVDPEDIDYDEGSIETRRGNKQADMVAKTLENWAIRDVGDRPHKLFLHFFESPTEILGEDGSVVGLRTERTTLDGTGNVKGTGEFKDWDVTSVYRAVGYLSDKLPKLPWDVESGTVPDSGGRVLEDTGAHLQSTYVTGWIRRGPVGLIGHTKGDANETVANLLDDYTNDRLHTPGSPTPEAVDAFLAERNVRFTTWEGWYRLDAAEKALGEPEGRERVKIVEREDMLKESGA, encoded by the coding sequence ATGCCCCGCCCCCTGCGGGTAGCCATTGTCGGAGCCGGCCCCGCCGGGATCTACGCCGCCGACGCGCTGCTGAAGTCCGAAGTGGCCGCCGAACCCGGCGTGTCCATCGATCTCTTCGAGCGGATGCCCGCTCCGTTCGGCCTGATCCGTTACGGCGTGGCCCCCGACCACCCCCGCATCAAGGGCATCGTCAAGGCCCTCCACCAGGTGCTCGACAAGCCGCAGATCCGCCTCTTCGGCAACGTCGACTACCCCACCGACATCAGCCTGGACGATCTGCGCACCTTCTACGACGCCGTGGTCTTCTCCACCGGGGCGACGGCCGACCGGGCACTCGACATACCCGGCATCCACCTCGAAGGCTCGTACGGCGCGGCGGACTTCGTCTCCTGGTACGACGGTCACCCGGACGTCCCGCGGACCTGGCCCCTGGAGGCGGAGAAGGTCGCCGTACTCGGTGTCGGCAACGTGGCGCTCGACGTGGCGCGCATCCTCGCCAAGACGGCCGAGGAACTGCTGCCGACCGAGATCCCGCCGAACGTCCACGAGGGCCTGAAGGCCAACCGGGCCAAGGAAATTCACGTCTTCGGCCGCCGTGGCCCTGCACAGGCGAAGTTCAGCCCGATGGAGCTGCGGGAGCTGGACCACTCCCCCAACATCGAGGTCATCGTCGACCCCGAGGACATCGACTACGACGAGGGCTCGATCGAGACCCGGCGCGGCAACAAGCAGGCCGACATGGTCGCCAAGACGCTGGAGAACTGGGCGATCCGCGATGTCGGCGACCGCCCGCACAAGCTGTTCCTGCACTTCTTCGAGTCGCCGACCGAGATCCTCGGCGAGGACGGCAGCGTCGTCGGCCTGCGCACCGAGCGCACCACTCTCGACGGCACCGGCAACGTCAAGGGCACCGGCGAGTTCAAGGACTGGGACGTCACGTCGGTCTACCGCGCGGTGGGTTACCTCTCCGACAAACTGCCCAAGCTGCCCTGGGACGTCGAGTCGGGCACGGTGCCGGACAGCGGCGGCCGGGTGCTCGAGGACACCGGCGCGCACCTGCAGTCGACGTACGTCACGGGCTGGATCCGGCGCGGCCCCGTGGGCCTGATCGGCCACACCAAGGGCGACGCCAACGAAACGGTCGCCAACCTCCTGGACGACTACACGAACGACCGCCTGCACACGCCCGGTTCACCCACTCCGGAGGCCGTGGACGCGTTCCTCGCCGAGCGCAACGTCCGCTTCACGACGTGGGAGGGCTGGTACCGCCTGGACGCCGCGGAAAAGGCACTGGGCGAGCCCGAAGGCCGTGAGCGCGTGAAGATCGTCGAACGCGAGGACATGCTCAAGGAGAGCGGCGCGTAA